The genomic interval ccagctacttgggaggctgaggcaggagaattgctagaacctgggaggcagaggttacagtgagtggagatcacaccattgcactgcagcctgggtggcagagtaagactctgtctcaaaactgtgaataaaaataaaataaaataatcacctCTTACTAGATCTACATATTTATCAGATGCTCTTTGATGTCTTAATTAGCagtgataatttaatttttaagtaatacCTCACCTGCTTTCAAGAAAGGATTTGAAGTATGTTTGAAAGTCACAAGTACGAACTGTTTGTTAAGGTAGGTATCATAAGCGTTATACAACCATGGACTATAGTAATTGTGCCAACAATTTGGCAAAAATGATTACTAAGTTtagtgttactttttttttaactgtatccCTTGGCTTCCTGACAGACAGAGGGATAAAGGCACATGCAGTGGattatgtagtttttatttccataaagttCTTTAGAAACTTCCAGGCACAAAATCCTAAGAACTTTATGGGTGAGACCTTTAAATACTGATATTGAGGTAACATCGTGCACAATATAGCAATTTTGTGGGCAGTTTTTATATTGACTGATAGTTTAGGCATTTGTAAAAGGAGATAAGCCGCTGTCGTCTAAGAATGTTGTTTTCTGGGCTTACTTGATAATGATAAAGCTTTAAACACATAGCAGAATGGTTAGCTTGTCCCGTACACTATTTGAGATCAATTGCCAAACTGCATTCGTACATTAGTTCTCCAACTTTTAATTGAACAACCTGACTCTGGCAAGTGAATGTCTGGAGCACAGATGatattctgtgttctttttttttttaagaccgggtttcaccgtgttgatctggctggtcttgaactcctgacctcaggtgatccacccgtgttggcctccaaagtgcttggattacaggtgtgagccaccacgcccggcctgtgtTCTTGACTGAAACAAGAGCCATAGGCTTCTGATACATGATTGGAAATCGGTATGCATCCTGACTTTCATTCTCCTCCAGGGAAATGGAGATTTTGGTTAAGGAGCTGATATATGGAGGATGAATGTGGGcagtaagttttttgtttgttttgttttgttttattttgttttggttttgagacagggtctcactctgtcacccaggcagtggcatgatcgtggctcccgactcctgggctgaagcaatcctctcacctcagtctccacagtagctgtgatcacaggtgcttgccaccattcccaactcatttttaaattgttttgtagagaggaggtctctttatgttgcccaggctggtctcaaactcttgggctcaagtgatcctcctgcctctgcctctcaaccACAAAGTTGTTTAACATAAAGCGTAAAAGGGACTCTTAGCCTGAAATCTCTCAAAGGGCAGAGCTAGTAGTAAAGAAAGGTCTGAAAAAGTCTCAAAAGTCCTTGAAATtaacactgcctttttttttttttttttttttctgagacgagtctcgctgtgtcacccaggctggagtgcagtggcttcatttccgctcactgcaacctccacctgggttcaagcaattcttctacctcagcctcctgagtagctgggactacagatgtacgtTTCCATATGTAggtaatttttgtggtttttggtagagactgggttttaccgtgttgccaAGTTTGGTCTCGAACTTgggagctcaggtgatctgcctgccttcgcctcccaaagttctgggattacaggtgtgagccactgctcccggtcttaaaaaaggtttattttaaactagtgcattttcttgtttgttctgGCTGCCAGAAATCTCAGCTTCCCTGTTTTTAACTGGTTTCTAGTTCgaattttttttcacttgcttttatttttattgctttacgGTATCAACTAACCCCATtcgtcttttcttgtttttgagatgggggtcttcctgggttgtccaggctagacttgaactcctgggttcaagcaatcctcctgcttcagccttcttagtaactgggattataggcatgtgccaccactcctagctcCCTTTCGTCTTGGGTTAGAAAGGAATAAATAAGTAATCATCTTCAATGTCAGCTTCTTCTGGCAATAGAATTGCCTCTGTCAGTTTTTATAAAGTCCCTTTTGGAGTGCCCCTTGAAGTTTTCTTTGGGGAGAGAAGGGTGGGTAAAAGTGATCCTGGCAGACATAGGACAGTAGGTAGTTCCTGAAACCATACAGAAGATAGTTCTTAGAGTGAGATAGAAGTATGGAtcttttatttaataactgtattaTTGTCTTGATTTGAACTGAAGTTTTTCTCTTACTCAGTAGGGATTGTCAGCCATTCTGATCTACTTCTCTATATACACACTTGCTCCCCTACTTGACTTAGAGGATTAATTGGGAATATAGTGTTTGATGTATCACTAAGgtgatttaaaagttttttttaattgttttcttttttttagacctGGTGAGCAGGAATtaagagattattttttttccagatgataGGTTTTTCTTGGTAGAGACCAAGTGTGGTTGTTGAAACTTTTACGGTAAAATATAGCCCTACTCCATACTTAGAGTAACTTCCTAAGGAGTTACTTAGTAGTTGGAACAGAGTACAGTTAACACAGAATGAGGGCAAGGACCACATTTTATTCACCATTGTTTCCCTAGCACCTAGTACAGTGATGAGCATAtgaacatttaatatttattgggGTAAATTGCCAATACGGTAGAGGTGGTACTGTCTTCTGTTAAAGTGTCCTTATTGAAAGATTCATTCCTTGTGATATTTCTActtcttttgttatttatgaACTCCGTAACAGTAACAGGTGATGCATCAAATTTTATGTACATTACATGTACCTGTATGAAATAAGATACAGGCCATCTACTAAAATTATGGTTGGGTTATTTATAAGTACTTTAGACTAACATGTGCCAACCATTCCATGCATCTTTTTCATGTATATCACATGGTAATACTAGAAAATAGTACTATAGAAATTGGTAATATTTGTATAGTGCACTGGAGTAAACTGAGGCAGTGAACTGCTTCTGTTATAGATGCTTCTTCAGAGGATCTCCTGAAGTTTGGGAGATCAATATCCACATGTAGCTGTAACCATTGACAGCATACTAGTAGGGAAGCTATTCTTCTTAGACCTTACTGTCTGTAGAAGTAGAGCAAAGTCATCCATCAGTAACCACGGGGGATTGGTCCGAAGACGAAATCTGCAGAgggctcaagtccctgatatgaAATAgtgtaatatatgtgtgtatgtgtgtgtgtgtgtgtgtgtgtgtgtgtatatatatatatatattttttttttttttgagatgaagtcttgctcggtcaccaaAGTTGGAGTgcgaggcatgatcttggctcactgcagcctctgcctcccgggttcaagcagttcttctgcctcagcctcctgagtatctgggtccatgcctggctaagttttttttttttttttgagacagagtcttgttctgttgcctaggctggagtacagtggcactatctcagcttaccacaagctccgcctcctgggttcaagcaattcttctgtctcagccttctgagtaactgggactataggcatgtgccaccatgcctggctaattcttgtatttttagtggagacggggtttcactatgttggccaggctggtctcgaactcctgacctcaggtgatctgcctgcctaagcctcccaaagtgctgggattataggcatgagccatcacacctggccataaGAAGTAGTATAATATGATCTATGCACATGCtcctttatactttatttttatttatttgttttttgtaaagatggggtctcactgtattaccgaggttggttttgaactcctgggctcaagtgattctccttctaccctgccctccccttccccaaagtgctgagccaccatTCCAGGCcctcccatatactttattttattttatttttgagacagaatctcactcttgcccaggctggaattcagtggtgatttcagctcactgcaacctccgcctcctgggttccagcaattcttgtgcctcagcctcccttagtagctggtactacaggcatctgccaccatgcccggctgatttttgtatttttactagacatacatggttttgccatgttggccaggctagtctcaaattcatGACTTCACcgcgacctcccaaagtgctaggattacaggcattgtaCCCAGGCCCcctccatatactttaaatcatctctagattgcttataatacttaatacaatgtgaatactatgtaaatagttgttatactgtattatttagaaaataatgacaaagaaaaaagtctgtacatgtttaatacaggtgcaatttttttttccaaatattttcagtcCACACTTGGTTGAATCCATAGATATGGAAACTACAGATATGGAAGGCTGACAGTATagtgctttaaaatctatttcatgTTGTCCTTCTTTCCTCATTGTAGTGTGGAAATTGGCGAAAGTGTACGTGGAGAGGATGTCTACATCGTTCAGAGTGGTTGTGGCGAAATCAATGACAATTTAATGGAGCTTTTGATCATGATTAATGCCTGCAAGATTGCTTCAGCCAGCCGGGTTACTGCAGTCATCCCATGCTTCCCTTATGCCCGGCAGGATAAGAAAGATAAGGTAGGAGCAGAATCTTATTTTTTGAGCAGAGGAAAGCAGGAGCACTTGCTCTAAATCACAAATAAATTCCTAAATTATCAGATATATGTTTAGGGGGAATTGTAAAAATCACCTTTTCTTAGGTGTTACTGTATCTTCAAAACAATAGAAATACAATTGGTTTATAAAAAGCAACACATTTATAGTCTGTATTCTATTAcagtcatatatatataactttcagTTAGCTCACTGGTATTTTTAATTGTATCAGTAAGACTAAGCACCAACTCCCCTGGAATATATACTTTAATTATGGTAGATCTTCTCAAAGTGTAAGATTGGGGTCCTAGCTGTGACCCCTTCATAAAACTTGAAGTCTGTTACATGAATACTTGAACTCATGACAGattagattagatagatagacagacagacagacagactatGTATATCTCACCTTATCTGGTATATTAGAGGATAAGGCATATACATAAGACTTTGCAAGTCTATTGTAATTGATGCCTCGAATAAAGTCAGATATTTTTAATACAACAGAGTATAAGGTAAAGGGCATGGATTTTGCTTTTTTACAGTGCAACAAGTATGTTTTATTGGAGGGGTTTATAGTTGTTGGAAAGTTGACCCCCAGATGAGTAAGGTAGTgatgtaatttacaaaagaaactataatatCTATTCTATGATGTATCTTTAAACCTTGACATGTTAGGTGTTAAaggtttatgtatttatgtgttgaaagatacattaataaaattattttttaaagtctgccTAGTTTGAATAATTGAACATTGGAAACACTTGAATAGAATGAATATATGtacattaagaaaacaaaagttagaAAGGTATTTTCTTTATTGATCAGTATATCCTGATTTGGAAAAGTGATGTTCCCCTTAATATTTGTCCTGGATTATGATCTACTTAAAGTCAACGGCCATGTCTCCTTCTGTGAATTTCTGGGTACCACAGTGCCTTTAATATAGTAGTTATACAATAAATAGTTTCTTGGGCAAAtgaattgtttttcaaattggcttcttgtttttttcttttcttttcttcccttccatttAGAGCCGGGCACCTATCTCAGCCAAGCTTGTTGCAAATATGCTATCTGTAGCAGGTGCAGATCATATTATCACCATGGACCTCCATGCTTCTCAAATTCAGGTATCAGTGGAAGCTAAATATTGGTGTTTGAGAGGTGGAAGGAAAGGACTGATAATGCTGAAGACTGCAGAGAAGCCAAAAATTATGCCCAAGTACATCTgaaataaactagatatcaacaacattttaaatattcaccTTAAGCATACTGCATGATCTTAGTCATTTCCATTGGTTAGATAGGGAGGCAGTTTAGTTTTATGGAAAGAGCATAGGCTTTGGGATCAGACCTACTTTGAATAAAGGCTCTGGTATTTGCTAGCTTTGTAAGCTTGGGaaggttacttaacctctctgaacatAATCTTTTTCATTATTGTGAGTATAAGACATTAAATTCATGATATAATGCCTGGCCCATGGCAGGTACTCATAGATAGGAGCTGTTAGTGTtagttatcaattttttttttcatctcagcTCCAGGTAAAATTAAATTAGTTATCATTCTTATTCCCCTTAAATATTCatggtcttaatttttttttttttaaacagagtctagctctgttgcccaggctggagtgcagtgtgcaggatcttggctcactgcaacctctgctttctgggtttaagtgattctcctgcttcagcctcccaagtagtttgtattacaggtgcgtgccatcatacccagctaatttttttgttcctttagtagagatggggtttcaccatgttggccaggctggtctcgaactcctgacctcaagtgatccgcctgccttggcctcccaaagtgctgcaattacagacgtgagccactgtgcctggcctcatggtCTTAAATTTAGAGCCACAGATATTGAAACCTACTTTTCAGCATAAACCCAAAGTAAGGGGTGTGGAATATcacctttattttatatttttttaaagaaatttttcaaaTCATTATCATTTGAAGCTTGTGGGAATTCAGTAGAGGTACATTGGACAGGGATTGTACTCTTTTATAGAGAGGAacaaattttatgtgtttaattGAGAAATATAACTAATTTGTATTAATTGGAATTAGAACATGGATCTCCTGATTTCTAGTTATTCATTGTGACCATTTATTATAAGTAGCTTCCACTAAGTTTATATACCATAGCATCTCTAACTGGTTTATCCATTAGCTTTTACTCATTAACAAATAAGTCCAACATTTAGTGGCATAAAGCAGTATTTACTAACTCACTGAATCTGCATGTTGACTGGGCAGTTGTTGTGGTTTTGTCTGAACTTAGCCATTCTTCACAAGAGCTCACTTACATTCCTATGGTCAGTTGTGGGTTGACTGAGGGCTGGCTTTGCTGATCTTGGCTGGGCTCTCTCATacagcccagattcaaggaggCTTTTATAATCTACCAAAGTGGGCCTGCCTTCCCATCAGTTTGAATGTTGCAGTAAGACATTCTCTGAGCAAGTTACTACTTTTGTGTTTGCCACTTATaaatggaagagaaggaaagtgagGCAGAACTGATCTAGCTTCTTTCTACAGGGCTTTTTTGATATCCCAGTGGACAATTTGTACGCAGAGCCAGCTGTCCTAAAGTGGATAAGGGAGAATATCTCTGAGTGGAGGAACTGCACTATTGTCTCACCTGATGCTGGTGGAGCTAAGAGGTATGGTTGAAATTAGTATTTTTCCCAATGTACTGGGAAAATCTTTCAGATGGTTGTGTCACAAAGTGATGTTTTTCTATCCAAGTGAcagtttttaagtatttttgaatGGATGTAAGTAGCTAGGACATGGGTTGAATATAATTTTATCCTCTCCTCTTTTACTGTTCTGAGTCACTACTTtgaagacaagacaagacagaaAAATCATTGTATTACGGACTTGACAATAACTCATGAGTAACTTGGCACTACTGAGCTAGCGATATAGCTATAAACCTTTTGGGAAGGGTAGAAAACGTAGTTTTCTAATGAATAGCAGCTGCTATTGAACCACATATTGGTGGGAAAATTCACTTTTACACTCCTCTTATAATGCTGTTGGCTAGATCATTTTGATCCTTGGGATTAAAATATGAAGCAGGAAGGAAAGTCAAGtatgatgtttttatttaaagcCAAGATCTTAACACTTTAAACAAACTGATTGCCAGGGATTGCCAGTTACAGTGCTTTGCAGCTCACACGGTACAGAGTAAGAGCTCTTGATTTCCTTAGTGGATTACTCGTTAGTAATGCATTCAAAAGTGTgacacatgttttttttttgttgtggaaATAGAATGAAAAGCTACAAAACACAGATGATTAGGAAGAGCTAATTCAGAACTTCCTAAAAGCCATTCAAATCTTTAATGACTGTTTCTCAACAACCTCTTCTATTTCAATAACTTCAACAGAACTGATAAGTTGAAAACTTGAGTTCTGTTATCCAGCCAGATGTATGGCTTGGTGAGTCCTATGTAATTGCTAGTTACCATCTGTAATGCTAGAGACAGCGTAAGAAACATCCCCCCCAACTAGTGGTTGTCATACTTAATTTGTTGGTCATTATTTTCATATCTTTCCATGGGATTTAGAAAATAGTCACATTTGAAATAGGCAGGATTTTCTTTCCAAAGCTGGGTAGACAACTTATTGctacttgattatttttttttctttagagatggggtttctccatgttggccagctagtctcaaactcctgacctcaggtgatccgtccaccttggcctcccaaagtgctgggattacaggcgtgagccaccgcactcggccttgattatttttttcattattattgccTTATATTGATGGAGTATTTTCCAATTGAGTGTCTATCACTTCTGTCTTGGCAGGATTTGGGGAGTAGGTAGAGATCCCTGTGCAATTTTGATTTATACAGTAGTTCTCTTAGGTGTAGGAAGTTACTTTTTCTAGACCTTTTTATGCTTTGTTGGTCACTGAATTTGTTGGCGATTGATTATGGGCAGTTTGGGATACCTGAACTAATTGGTCATGCATTTGCCTCGGATAAGTAATCATTCCAAGCAAATTAGTTACCATTGATGTTATGTGCATATGCAGTAGTAATGGAAAGTGCAGGATATGGTTTGTTTAGATCAAGGTACAAATGTTACCTAGATTATGTTTCAAACCTTATGGTCACAGGTTCTCAGTTAATCCAGTAAAAACTCATATGACCATAGTCACAAGGGAAACAGGACAAAATGCTATAGTTTGTTCAGTTCTACATTAAAAAACAGGACAAATCCCCAAGCACAGGCTGCTTCACACATGGAGATGGCACAGTGGAGCATGAACACACATGCCACTGGAGTAGCTCACTGTCATTTACACTGAATGGATTTTTGTTTGAATTATGCAGTGCTTTGTCAAAATACAAATTTGTCTTCTATTCTACCTTCTAGTCTGGTTTATATCCTcttgtaataagaaaaataagaattctcTTAGATTAGAAGATCCTTTGGACTGAATGGTGAGATGCCCAGCTTGTCTAGGTAATTGGTATAACTTTCTATCTAGCAATTGTAGAAGGAACTCCCAAGCTTGGTGTCCAGGTACAGTTGACAGTGACAGTTGATGGATGTTTTGCCAACAGCACTGAGGGAAGTGCTGAGCTCATGGGCATTGGAACAGGCTAGATGCTGCTCCTTTCCTGCCAGTCAGGTTCTCTTCTCACTACCTCCCCAGTCACGGTCTTCCATGATGGGAATTGGGACAGTCTATGTACTCCTGGCATTAGTTAATTCTTTCCTCATTCCTTCTGCAGCCAATCTATTAAATAAACATGTCTTAGCATTATACTGCTTTCCTGGACTGTTGAGGGTGCTGTCCTCTACTCAGAATGAATACTCATCTAAGTTTGAGCAGTACATTCATAAGCTTCTGTGGAGATATGGAGGCATTGGTTTATAaaacccagtttgtggtatttacCTTTGAGAAGTCAGTCAATGATAGTTGCTTTCTTCCAGCCCTGGGAACTATTGGTTTCAAGGAGTGTTTTCCTCCCCAAAACAAACCCATTCTTTAGTCCATTTCTTTTATCTTAGAAGCCACACATACATATGAACACCCCCTGTTTTGCAGAGTGACCTCCATTGCAGACAGGCTGAATGTGGACTTTGCCTTGATTCACAAAGAACGGAAGAAGGCCAATGAAGTGGACCGCATGGTGCTTGTGGGAGATGTGAAGGATCGGGTGGCCATCCTTGTGGATGACATGGCTGACACTTGTGGAACAATCTGCCATGCAGCTGACAAGTAAGTGTGGATTGGTGGGGCTGGTAGTTAGAAGGAAAAAGCTAGCAATGGCTGTCCGAATGTCTTCAGCCTGCTGATTCCTTTTGGAACCAAATTGAGGGGATAAGTAACTTTAGGAGATTTTTATCAACCAAGGcttaaattatataatacatagaaATTCTTAAgtaagcttattttttttttagattttcttagatttttttttcaatttatattgtattaaactatatataacaaaatttgccattttaaccattttaagtgtacaattcaatgataTTAATTATATTCACAATGTTAGACAACCATCACCTGATTTCCCAAGTTTTTTGATCACACTGAGTATTCTtaatgcaatttttgttttaacaagtTAAAAAGTAAACATCCTGAGCAGTTAGGCATGTATGCTcgtatttatattttaagctaGAACCCTTGGTCTTACTTCTCAACTGCCTCTTTTAGCAGCTGCTATTTTGTTCATGTTGCTTCTTTTCTCACTTGAATCCCGTGACAGGTTAATGTTTATATAACTCGTCATCTCTTGCCTGCACTGTTCTAAATTGCCTCCCCACTCTGATCTCCGTTGCCAGTTACCATTTTCTTACCTCCCTACTCTATCTCTCCATGCTTGCTAATCTTCCTACAACTGAGGTTTGATCCCATCACTTACAGTCATCAAGATTTTACATGGCCCCTCATTACTATCAATCTAAGCCACTATGAGCAGCATTGTTTCTTAGAATggcatttttacttttgtttttattttgagacatggtctcactctgttacccgggctggagtgtagtggtacaatcatggctaaTTGCAGCCTTGAAAtcttgggctcaagaaatcctcctgtctcagaccCTGAGTAGtgccacaagcatgtgccaccacacttggctaattcatttttttttttgtagagacagagtcccattctgttgcccaggctgtccttgaactcctgggctcaagcaattctcccacctcagcctcccaaagtgctgggattttagctgtgagccacagctcccagctctgagaatggttttttaaaatttcttgtgtCTGTgccttgcacagtgcctggcacggaATAAGTGCTAAAAAATATTAGGGTGCTGAGTGATTCTTGGTTTGGGATTCTGGAGTAAACATTCATAAAACCCATTTCATCCTTGTACAAGTAAGGGATTACTAGTCGCTATAACAGATCAACTCCCTAACATGATAGTTTTCTTCTTGTCCATGGCACACTCCAATGTGAGTATTCTTGTTGGACTCATTTTTTCTAACCAGTAGTTAGGAGCTCAGACTCTTTCAATCTTTGGTGCTGTATCTTTAACATGAGGCTTCTAAGATTACCTTGGAAAACACTTCAATTTTAGCGAGCCAGTAAAGGAAAAGGACACAGGATCACCCCTGGAAGATTTTTATAAGCTCAGCCAAAAAGTGGTGTACATCATGTCTGCCCACATTTTAATAGCCAGAATTAAGCCACATGGCCACACCAAGCTCTGTGAGGGAGGCTGGAAAATGTAGTTCAGCTATGTCcccagaaagaagaggaagtgaATTTTGTTAAGTGCAGCAGTCTGTGCCAGAGTCTTTTTACACTAATTCAAACCTATTCAGATAAGTTCTTAGTGCAGTTCTTTCTCAATATGGACTGAATTGTATACTCTCCAAATTCATATATATGTTGAGGCCTAAgcccaatgtgatgatatttggagttACCTTGGAGGGGGATGTATTTAGGATTAGATGAGGTCACTAGGGCAGAGCCCTTACAATGGGATGAGTGCCCTTACAAGAAGAGAATGCTGGAGAACTTGCCAGCATTTccccatgtgcacacacacatacacatacacttacACTCACAAAGAGGTGGCCACCTACAAGCCAAGAGAAGAGGCCCCAGCATGAAACCTACTTTGTttgcaccttgatcttggacttcaagcttccagaactgtgaaaaatttgtttctgttatttaagccacccactctatggtattttcttttccttaaaaaaaattttcccctATCCCACTGtgccttataattttatttttattttttatttttttccacattgtattttgttatggcagcccaagcaggCTAATATTACTGCTCCCTGACTGAAATTCTGCAGTGACAAGTAAGATGAATACAAATCAACTTTTTTCCCCCGCTAGACTTCTCTCAGCTGGAGCCACCAGAGTTTATGCCATCTTGACTCACGGAATCTTCTCTGGTCCGGCTATTTCTCGCATCAACAACGCATGCTTCGAAGCAGTGGTAGTCACCAATACCATACCCCAGGAAGACAAGATGAAGCATTGCTCCAAAATACAAGTGAGGATGAGATTCGTGCAAAACAACACTTTACTTAGTGTTTAGGGGGTGGTTACTTATGTTGAATTAGGTCTCTGGATTCTGAAGATTTCTTTCTTTGGTGAAGGATTTAGTCTTGTCCTCATAATTTGTgacccaaaagttaaaaatcacctgtttcttttcctttttttttcttttcaaattgccAAGTCTCGGGAAAATCacctgtttaaaaatttaaattgctAGACCTCTGAATCTCTGGAAGATGAAGCTTAAGATTCTATATTTTAATAGGCTCTCCCAGTGAATCTGATGCTAATTAAAGTTTTCAAGTCCATACTTTACAGTACGTGTTTGTCTAACTCTTAACTTTCAGCCCCGTAGACATAATGTGAAGCCTTTAAACTGATTACACACTTCTACCAGCTTTAGTGTTTCTCAGTGTGCTTTGGACCTAAGGTTcttattaaaatgtagattcctTTGCTCCATCTAAGACCTATAAACcagaggtcctggaaccagtattttaaagtaattccCCAAGCAACTGTTAGGCACTAAAGTTTGAGTGCTCTTGCACTAAAAGAACAAGGCCTTgcttacttaaaatatttacattaatctACGAGCTTTTTGAAATTAATATGTA from Callithrix jacchus isolate 240 chromosome X, calJac240_pri, whole genome shotgun sequence carries:
- the PRPS1 gene encoding ribose-phosphate pyrophosphokinase 1, giving the protein MPNIKIFSGSSHQDLSQKIADRLGLELGKVVTKKFSNQETCVEIGESVRGEDVYIVQSGCGEINDNLMELLIMINACKIASASRVTAVIPCFPYARQDKKDKSRAPISAKLVANMLSVAGADHIITMDLHASQIQGFFDIPVDNLYAEPAVLKWIRENISEWRNCTIVSPDAGGAKRVTSIADRLNVDFALIHKERKKANEVDRMVLVGDVKDRVAILVDDMADTCGTICHAADKLLSAGATRVYAILTHGIFSGPAISRINNACFEAVVVTNTIPQEDKMKHCSKIQVIDISMILAEAIRRTHNGESVSYLFSHVPL